The sequence GATCGAAAACCTGCATACCGCGATGAACCAGCACGATCTGAAAGCGTTTCTCGATTGTTTCGCCCCCGACTATCGCAGTGCGCAGCCGTGCCACCCCGACCGATCGTTTCATGGACGCGAACGGCTCAGTGAGCTGTGGTCCAGCGCCTTCGAGCGCATCCCCGATTTTCACGCCGACCTGCTGCGCCTGACCGTGGATGGCGAGACAGCCTGGACCGAGTGGCACTGGCAGGGCACGCGCAGGAACGGCCCGCATTTCAATCTGCGCGGCGTGATCCTCTTCGAGGTCCAGCTTGGGCAGATCGTCTACGAGCGCGTGTATCTTGAGGGCGTTCAGCAGCCGCCGCCCGCCGACTAACGTCGTGCCCGACACAGCCGATCAACGTATGTCAATGAAATAACCAGATCATGCAGCGCATGGTCTGGTTATGGCGTGCGGCTCAGGCTACGGAACAGGCAGGGGCGAGAGGCAGCTCAGTGGTGGGAGCAGAGCACGATCTGCATCAACAAGGGGAATTAACCCCCGTCCTGTCGGCCTACAGGAGCGCAAGATCTTACAGTTGCGTCGGCCCGCCGTGCAGCTCTTCGGCCCAATGTGACCGCGCCTCGACCTCGGTCAGTTTGATCGAAGCAAAGAGCGAGGCCGCGCTCATGATCTGTCTGACTTGCATCTCCGGCAGATTCCGCAGCGTCTCCTCGGTATAGCCCAGGTTGTTCAGATATTGCTCGATATACGCGCGCTCCAACTGTGCCTGCGCGCCTTGAGCAATCGTTTCCTGTTGTCGTTGGCTTGTCATGGCGCACCTCCCACGTTCATGCTGTTGCCCTAACGCAGCACCGGCAGAATGGAGTGGTTCGCGATCGGCAAGCTCGGCAGTGATCTGAAGCTTCCAGGCTAGATCGCTCCGTCCGCACAGTGCGAGGTATCCGTAGCCGGATCTCTAGGCTTTTCACCAGTATAGTCGAGGCGGCAGGCGCTTCGCGGCAACAACTTCGATACCCAGGGAGAAGAAACCTCTACGCAGACCGCGAGTGAGGACTCGATCGCGGCGGGCAGCTACTCCGAATGACCCGCAGCCTGGTTTGCATGGTGGACTCTGCTGGATACAGACAAGCGCCGCACATCATCACGACAATCTTTTTCTCATTGGAACAAACTCGATGGAGACGTGGTTGCCCATGTCATAGCTGACCTGCTCATCTCCAACATATCCGCAGGCTTGATACAGCCTGACACCCGGAAGGGTCGCCATCAGCTCACAGGATTGAAAGCCATTCGCCTGAGCTTCGGCTTCACAGATTTGCAGCAGCGCCCGGCCCACACCCTTTCTAGCCCAGGAGGGATGGACAAAAAAGCGCGAATCTTGGCCGGCTCTTGCGTCGGATCAAGCAGCCCGGAATCACGCTGCGTATATTGATCGCCGCCGAACAGCGTTTTTCGCTTGCTCCATCCTCCGCAGCCAATCACTACGCCGTCATGCTCCGCCACAAAGTATGTTCCATCAAGAATGAGCGCCGTATCGACACCAAAGACTATCTCGATCGCAGCCTCAATCTGCTCATCGGAATAATCTTCTCG is a genomic window of Herpetosiphonaceae bacterium containing:
- a CDS encoding nuclear transport factor 2 family protein, whose translation is MVAQITLSTQAVIENLHTAMNQHDLKAFLDCFAPDYRSAQPCHPDRSFHGRERLSELWSSAFERIPDFHADLLRLTVDGETAWTEWHWQGTRRNGPHFNLRGVILFEVQLGQIVYERVYLEGVQQPPPAD